ACTGGGAGGCGGTTGACGAGGTCTATTACGGATGCGCCAATCAGGCCGGCGAGGACAACCGCAACGTCGCGCGCATGAGCCTGCTGCTGGCCGGCCTGCCGGTCAGTGTTCCCGGCACCACGATCAACCGGCTGTGCGGCTCCGGCATGGATGCGGTGATCATGGCCGCGCGGGCCATCAGGGCAGGCGAGATTGACATGGCGATCGCCGGCGGCGTGGAAAGCATGAGCCGAGCGCCCTTCGTCATGCCGAAGGCCGATACCGCCTTTTCCCGCCATGCCGAAATCCATGACACGACCATTGGCTGGCGTTTTGTCAATCCGCTGCTGAAGGAACAGTACGGCGTAGATTCCATGCCGGAGACCGGCGAGAACGTGGCCGAGGATTTCCATGTGTCGCGCCAGGAACAGGATGAATTCGCACTGCGCTCGCAGACGAGGGCCAAGGCTGCGCAGGGGAATGGCCGGTTGGCGAAGGAAATCGTCGAGGTGACGATTCCGCAGCGCAAGGGCGAACCGGTCGTCGTCGATACCGATGAACATCCGCGCGAAACCACTCTGGAGGCATTGGGAAAACTGCGCACGCCGTTCCGCGAGAATGGCAGCGTGACCGCGGGCAATGCCTCGGGCGTCAATGACGGCGCGGCGGCGCTGATCGTCGCGTCGGAGGCGGCCGCGCGCAAGAACGGCCTCACGCCGATCGCACGCATCGTTGGTGGCGCGACCGCGGGCGTCCCGCCACGCATCATGGGCATCGGGCCGGCGCCCGCGACGAAGAAGCTGTGCGCCCGCCTCGGGTTGACGCCTCGGGACTTCGACGTGATCGAGCTGAACGAGGCTTTTGCCAGCCAGTCGATTGCCGTGCTGCGCGAGCTCGGAATTGCCGAGGATGCCGGGCATGTTAATCCGAATGGCGGGGCGATCGCGCTCGGTCATCCGCTGGGCATGTCGGGGGCGCGTATCACCGGCACGGCCGCGCTGGAAATGCGTGAGCGTGGCGCCAAACGCGCGCTTGCGACCATGTGCATTGGCGTTGGTCAGGGCATCGCTGTCGCGCTCGAGGCTGTGTGACGGAACCGGACGCCAACGAAAAATGCACCGACCGATGCGATCGGTGCATGTCCATTTCGGAAATCACATCGGCGCGGGACGGGTTCACGCAGTGGTGCCATCCCATATTTCCTCCGCCTTCTTGACGACCAGTTCGAGCTGGCGCTGCTGGTCGTCAAAGGTGATCTAGTTGCCTTACTGCGTGCTTCCCTGACCGATTCCGGCCGCAGGATTCTGCCGACGTGGTCGGCGCGGAAAGGCGGTTCGGCAACGCTCGTCGGAATCTCCGCATGCGAGACAATATGATGCGCTGCGTGCAGGTTGGATGCCCGAACGTCGCAACGGCGCTGCCGGATGTCATGGCCAATCGGCGAAATTCGGAGGTGAGAATTCTTCCGGTTCAGGATTGGAAGACACCGTCAGGCGCCGGAAACGGCCGGGTGTAAGGCCGGTCATCCGGCGGAAGAAATTTGAGAAATGGGCGGGATCCTTGAATCCGAGCGAATAGCTCAGTTGCTTGACGGAAAGGGTCGAGCGTTCGAGGCCGAGTGCCGCCTCGCGGGCGAGGCGCTCCGCGATCAGTGACTTGGGCGTTTTGCCGAGTTCGCGCATGCATATGGCGTGCAGTCGGTCGTGCGTGATGCCGAGTTCGCGCGCGTAGTAACCGACCGGATGGTGTGCCCTGAAGCCGGCCTCGAGCAACTGGCGGAATCGCTGCAGGTAGTGCGCATTGTTTCCATGGGTCGCCATCGCAACTTCGTCGACGCCGGAGGCACGCAGGATCGTGACCAGGACGATCCGCAAATGCGCTGCAATCATCATGCCGGTGGCCGCCTGCGGTGCGGTCAACTCGCTGCCTATGCTGTTCAGACCCGTGCAGATCGTCTTGTGCGAGGCCGCATCCTCTGCCAGCGATCGTGTCCAGTCGCTTTCGAACAGGGTGTGCATCGCGGCCGATTCGAAGAAGTCGCCGATCGCGCGAGACAATGTTTCCTCGGCGATCTCTGCGATATGGGCCGAGGAACCCGCCTCCATGATCAATCGGAAATCACCGGCACTCCGGCGCCACGCAATTGTCGGCCCGGAAAGTGCAACTCTGCCGTCGCGTCCCTCAATGCTCGCATCGCCGTCGGAGAGGAGAAACAGAATGCGTGCATCGGGACCCAGCCCGCGGTTCAACGTTTCAATGCGGCGTTGCAAACCGCCTTCAACGCGGTTCAGGTAGATGGGGAGAGGTGTGAATTGAGGCAGGTTGTGCATCATCACCGACCGCAGCCTGTTTCCGGGGGTGGTGGCAATCTAGCCCACTTTTCTGCAATATTCGACCAGTATTTCGCATTTTCTTTCGAGCCCGTTACGCTATCCTTCCGCCCGGAGGAATTTTGGCTTTCTCCCGCTTCGAACAGATGAAGTTCTGAGCGGCCAGGAAAGGCAGGTCAGGGAGGAGGAATGCTTGAAGCGGCGCTCCTTATAGACAGCGATCTGGTTCCCGCCACCGGCGGCCAGACTTTCGAGCGGATCGACCCCGTTTCGCGGGCGGTTTCTACGCGTGCCAGCGCGGCGACTGTCGATGATGCCAATCGCGCCGCGAATTCCGCTGCTCGCGCGTTTCCCGCATGGTCCGAGACATCTCCGAGCGAACGGCGTGCCGTACTCAACAAAGCCGCCGATCTCGTCATTGAGCGGTCGGAAGACTTCGTCGCCGCGATGATTGCGGAAACCGGCAGTACTGCTGCTTGGGGAGAGTTCAATTGCCGCCTGGCGGCCAGCATCCTTCGCGAGGCCGGTGCAATGGCAAGCCAGGCCACGGGAGAGGTGGTTCCGGCGGACAAGCCCGGTTCATTCGCGATGGCAATACGCCAGCCCTGTGGGGTTGTCTTTTCGATGGCTCCCTGGAACGCGCCGGTCATCCTGTCCGCGCGCAGCGTCGCCATGCCGTTGGCTCTTGGCAACACGGTTGTAATGAAAGGGTCGGAGCTTTGTCCGCGCACTCACAGCCTTCTCGGGGAGGTGCTGAATGCGGCGGGACTGCCCAAGGGATGCATCAATGTCATTCATTCCGCGCCGGAGATGGCGCCGGAAATCGTGGAGACATTGATCGCGCACAAGGCGGTTCGGCGAGTGAATTTCACCGGATCGACGCGTGTGGGGCGGATGATCGCGGAAAAGGCTGCCAGGTACCTGAAGCGCTGCCTGCTGGAACTTGGCGGAAAGGCGCCGCTGGTCGTTCTTGACGACGCCGATGTCGGAGCCGCCGTCGACGCGGCGGTGTTCGGCGCATTCTTCAATCAGGGCCAGATCTGCATGGCAACGGAACGCGTGGTCATCGATGAAAGTATCGCCGACGAATTCGTCGAAAGATTCCGGGTACGCGCAGAAAAGATCCGGGCGAGCGACCCGCGTGATCCGAACTGCGTGCTGGGTGCAATGATCACGGAGCAGGCCGCGCAACGCGTTAAGGGGCTGATCGATGACGCCGAAATGAAAGGCGCCGACCTCGTGACCGGTGCCCGCCAGGAAGGCGTGTTCGTGGATCCTGCAATCCTCGACAATGTCTCGCCCGCAATGCGCATCTATCATGAGGAAAGTTTCGGCCCGGTGGCCTCGATTATCCGCGTCCGCGGCGACGACGAAGCCGTCTCCGTTGCCAACGATACGGAGTATGGACTCGCGGCAGCGGTGTTCAGTCGCGATGTGGGGCGGGCGCTGGCCATTGCGCGGCGCTTGGAAAGCGGCATTTGTCACATCAACTCGGCGACCATCCATGACGAGCCGCAGATGCCGTTCGGAGGCGTGAAGGCGTCCGGCTATGGCCGCTTCGGCGGCAAGGCCGGCATAGACGAGTTTACCGAGCTTCGCTGGATCACCATCCAAGAAGGCGAAAACCGATACCCGCTCTAGGGATCGGACCTTGCAGACCTTCGTTCAAAAGGGAGGATATCAATGGAACGCAGAACGCTTTTCAAGACTATCGCGGCGACGCTTTTGGCAAGTACGCTGGCTGCTGGCCCCGTGCTTGCCGACGGCGTGATCAGGATCGGCGCGAGCGCTCCGAAAACCGGACCGCTCGCCGGTGGCGCAGCGGTGACCTACTGGCCCGCGATCAAGCTCTGGGTTCATGATGTAAACGAACGTGGCGGCATCGATGTCGGCGGCGAAAAGATGAAGGTCGAGTTGGTTGAGTACGATGACCGTACCTCCAACGAGGAGGCGATAAAGAACATCCAGCGCCTTGCGACCGTCGACAAGGTGGACTTCATTGTTCCTCCTTACGGAACCGGCATCAATCTGGCCACTGCGCCCCTGATCGCGAAATATGGCTATCCGCACATCGCCGTCACAGCGGTTGCCGATGGCATCGAGGAATTTGCCAAACGCTGGCCAAACTCCTTCTGGACGCTCGGTACGTCAACGGCCATGGCGACTTCTCTCGTGGATGTTCTGGTCGAGATGCGCAATGCTGGGCAGATCAACGAGAAGGTGGCCCTGGTCAACGTGGCCGACTCCTTCGGCATCGAACTCGTCAATGCTGGCAAGCCGGCGCTGGAGGCGGCGGGATTCGACATCGTCTACGAGACTTCCTATCCGCTTCAGCAGCAGGATTTTGCGCCGATCATCTCGGGTGCGAAGAACGCTGCTCCGGACACCTTTGTCGCCTTCTCCTATCCGGGTGACACATTCGGTCTGACCAAGCAGGCAGCCATAGCCGATCTTCCGGTCAAGGCGTTCTATGTGGGCGTGGCAACGGCCTTTCCGGCATTCCCTGCTGCCAATGGCGATGCCGCAAACGGGATCATGGGGGTTGGCGGGGTGAATGCCGACAGCGAACTCTATCAGGATTTTGCGTCCCGGCAGAAAGAAGTGACAGGCGAAGCGCCGGACTACTGGGCAAGCCCGGTGCAGTACGCCAGTCTCCAGGTCCTCGAGCAGGCCATTACGGATGCCGGCACTCTCGACAAAGCTGCCGTGATCGATGCGATCAAGAACGGCACCTTCGATACCATAATGGGCGAGTGGACCTTCGAGGATAACATCATCACAAAATACTGGACGGTTGGGCAGTGGCAGGATGGCGTGTTCCGCGGCATCGCGTCGACAGGTGTCGGCGGCGAGGCCGAGCCGATCCTGAAGTCGGGCTGGAACTGAGATCGGGGAACGCGACACTTAACCACGTTCCGGTGCGGCCTTCCGGCCGCACCGGTCGAAACGGCCAGAAACACCCATGGATATCTTGGTGACAGGAACGGTGCTGGGAGGCACCTACGCGCTGATCGCGCTGGGTTTGACGTTGCAATATGGCGTCGCCCGCATCATGAATCTCGCCAATGGGGAGAACCTCGTCTTGGCGTGCTTTTGCGCATTCTGGCTGTATACGGCGACCTCCATCAATCCCATTTTTGGCATCGCCCTCATCGCCCCCGTCGCCTTTGTGCTGAACTGGGCCATCTATGCCTATGCGATGAAGCCGCTGGTTGATCGTGCAAGAGATCCCGGCCAGCTGGAAATCGACAGCATACTGGCCACATTCGGCCTCATGTTCATCATGCAGGGGATAATGCTGCTGGTGTTCGGCGGCGAATATTTCTCATACAATTTCCTGTCGGAACCGGTTCGAATTTTCGGCGAGAATTACGGTCTCAATCGAATTGTCGCGCTTTGCGCGGCCGGTGCGATCGCGGTGGCGCTGTACCTGTTCCTGTACCGAACGCGCCAAGGGACCGCCGTGCGTGCGGTATCGGTCAACCCGTCTTCCGCAAGTCTCGTGGCTATCGACGTTCCGCGCATTTCAGCATTCGCGTTTGCGCTCGGCGGTGCGCTGACCGCAGCCGGGGGCGCGCTTCTGTCTACCTTCTATACGTTCAATGCATCGATGGGCGTAATCTTCACCATGAAGGCGCTGATCATCGTCATCATGGGCGGCGTGGGCGATGTGCGCGGTGCTGTCCTGGCGGCGCTGCTGCTGGGACTTGCGGAAACCGCGGTTGCAACTCTGATCGATCCGGGACTTACGATGGCGGCGACCTACACGTTGTTCCTACTCGTGCTGTTGTTCCGGCCGCAGGGCATTTTCGGAAGGCAGACGTCATGATCGCACTGAAGGAAAAGGAATGGCGCGTGGCGGGCGTCGCGATTCTGCTCTTCGGGGTGGCGGCGATGATCCCGTTCGCAGATGACGGGTACTACCTTTCGCTTGCTGTCAATATCGTCATGTATGTTGTCCTCTGTACGGCCTGGACGCTGTTTTCCGGACCGACCCACTACATATCGCTGGCAACCGCCGCATTCTTCG
This portion of the Oricola thermophila genome encodes:
- the pcaF gene encoding 3-oxoadipyl-CoA thiolase — its product is MADAFICDYIRTPIGRFGGVLSGVRADDLGAIPIRALTERNKDVDWEAVDEVYYGCANQAGEDNRNVARMSLLLAGLPVSVPGTTINRLCGSGMDAVIMAARAIRAGEIDMAIAGGVESMSRAPFVMPKADTAFSRHAEIHDTTIGWRFVNPLLKEQYGVDSMPETGENVAEDFHVSRQEQDEFALRSQTRAKAAQGNGRLAKEIVEVTIPQRKGEPVVVDTDEHPRETTLEALGKLRTPFRENGSVTAGNASGVNDGAAALIVASEAAARKNGLTPIARIVGGATAGVPPRIMGIGPAPATKKLCARLGLTPRDFDVIELNEAFASQSIAVLRELGIAEDAGHVNPNGGAIALGHPLGMSGARITGTAALEMRERGAKRALATMCIGVGQGIAVALEAV
- a CDS encoding AraC family transcriptional regulator, with the protein product MEAGSSAHIAEIAEETLSRAIGDFFESAAMHTLFESDWTRSLAEDAASHKTICTGLNSIGSELTAPQAATGMMIAAHLRIVLVTILRASGVDEVAMATHGNNAHYLQRFRQLLEAGFRAHHPVGYYARELGITHDRLHAICMRELGKTPKSLIAERLAREAALGLERSTLSVKQLSYSLGFKDPAHFSNFFRRMTGLTPGRFRRLTVSSNPEPEEFSPPNFADWP
- a CDS encoding aldehyde dehydrogenase is translated as MLEAALLIDSDLVPATGGQTFERIDPVSRAVSTRASAATVDDANRAANSAARAFPAWSETSPSERRAVLNKAADLVIERSEDFVAAMIAETGSTAAWGEFNCRLAASILREAGAMASQATGEVVPADKPGSFAMAIRQPCGVVFSMAPWNAPVILSARSVAMPLALGNTVVMKGSELCPRTHSLLGEVLNAAGLPKGCINVIHSAPEMAPEIVETLIAHKAVRRVNFTGSTRVGRMIAEKAARYLKRCLLELGGKAPLVVLDDADVGAAVDAAVFGAFFNQGQICMATERVVIDESIADEFVERFRVRAEKIRASDPRDPNCVLGAMITEQAAQRVKGLIDDAEMKGADLVTGARQEGVFVDPAILDNVSPAMRIYHEESFGPVASIIRVRGDDEAVSVANDTEYGLAAAVFSRDVGRALAIARRLESGICHINSATIHDEPQMPFGGVKASGYGRFGGKAGIDEFTELRWITIQEGENRYPL
- a CDS encoding amino acid ABC transporter substrate-binding protein, with translation MERRTLFKTIAATLLASTLAAGPVLADGVIRIGASAPKTGPLAGGAAVTYWPAIKLWVHDVNERGGIDVGGEKMKVELVEYDDRTSNEEAIKNIQRLATVDKVDFIVPPYGTGINLATAPLIAKYGYPHIAVTAVADGIEEFAKRWPNSFWTLGTSTAMATSLVDVLVEMRNAGQINEKVALVNVADSFGIELVNAGKPALEAAGFDIVYETSYPLQQQDFAPIISGAKNAAPDTFVAFSYPGDTFGLTKQAAIADLPVKAFYVGVATAFPAFPAANGDAANGIMGVGGVNADSELYQDFASRQKEVTGEAPDYWASPVQYASLQVLEQAITDAGTLDKAAVIDAIKNGTFDTIMGEWTFEDNIITKYWTVGQWQDGVFRGIASTGVGGEAEPILKSGWN
- a CDS encoding branched-chain amino acid ABC transporter permease, with the translated sequence MDILVTGTVLGGTYALIALGLTLQYGVARIMNLANGENLVLACFCAFWLYTATSINPIFGIALIAPVAFVLNWAIYAYAMKPLVDRARDPGQLEIDSILATFGLMFIMQGIMLLVFGGEYFSYNFLSEPVRIFGENYGLNRIVALCAAGAIAVALYLFLYRTRQGTAVRAVSVNPSSASLVAIDVPRISAFAFALGGALTAAGGALLSTFYTFNASMGVIFTMKALIIVIMGGVGDVRGAVLAALLLGLAETAVATLIDPGLTMAATYTLFLLVLLFRPQGIFGRQTS